Proteins encoded together in one Microcaecilia unicolor chromosome 3, aMicUni1.1, whole genome shotgun sequence window:
- the LOC115464602 gene encoding galactoside 2-alpha-L-fucosyltransferase 2-like has translation MWTVNSIGRLGNQMGAYASLYALAKLNSHKAYIVPEMHAWLAPIFNITLPVMHKDVNHQVAWRNCELHDWMSEEYKHIEGKYVRLTGYLNLWTFYHHIREEILRKFTFHDFIREEANKLLEQVKGTRKNATFIGVHMRRGDYVYVMLNRWKGVVADKAYLEKAIDYFCIKYQEPVFVVTSNGMHWCKKNINASRGDVYFSGDGVESTPRKDLALLAHCNHTIMTICTFGYWASYLAGGETIYLTFTLPDSDFLNVFRYNAAYLPEWMWIPADLSSILSKHGNNEYSLLKAYVKETLGSFFDL, from the coding sequence ATGTGGACTGTGAACTCCATTGGCCGCTTGGGCAATCAAATGGGTGCCTATGCCTCTTTGTATGCATTGGCCAAGCTCAACAGCCATAAGGCATATATTGTGCCAGAAATGCATGCCTGGTTGGCTCCTATCTTCAACATTACACTGCCTGTCATGCACAAGGATGTAAACCATCAAGTGGCCTGGAGGAACTGTGAACTCCATGACTGGATGTCGGAAGAGTACAAACACATTGAGGGAAAATACGTGAGGCTCACTGGCTATCTCAACTTATGGACCTTCTACCACCACATCCGAGAGGAGATTCTCCGGAAGTTCACCTTCCATGACTTCATCAGGGAGGAGGCCAACAAGCTTTTAGAGCAGGTGAAAGGGACAAGGAAGAATGCCACTTTCATTGGGGTTCACATGCGAAGGGGGGACTATGTCTATGTAATGCTCAACAGATGGAAAGGGGTGGTGGCAGACAAGGCCTACCTGGAGAAGGCGATAGACTATTTCTGTATTAAGTATCAGGAACCCGTCTTTGTGGTGACCAGCAATGGAATGCACTGGTGTAAGAAGAACATTAATGCTTCTAGAGGTGATGTTTACTTCtctggggatggggtggagtcCACACCCAGGAAAGATTTAGCCCTTCTTGCCCACTGCAACCACACTATCATGACCATCTGCACTTTTGGTTACTGGGCGAGTTACCTGGCAGGAGGGGAGACTATTTACCTCACCTTCACTCTACCAGACTCTGATTTCTTGAATGTCTTTCGTTACAATGCTGCTTACCTTCCAGAGTGGATGTGGATCCCCGCTGACCTTTCATCTATTCTTTCTAAACATGGGAACAATGAATACTCATTGCTGAAAGCTTATGTAAAAGAGACTCTGGGTAGTTTCTTTGATCTATAA